The following nucleotide sequence is from Cucumis melo cultivar AY chromosome 1, USDA_Cmelo_AY_1.0, whole genome shotgun sequence.
aaagtttaaactGATATAATTAGTTTGCTCGTATATGAATCGATATTTTTCCTCAAATTAAATTCTACTAATTACTAAACCTATAGGTTACACCAAACACTTCCAACCGTGTCATACTTCACACATTATGTATCGTTTTGTtcaagtttaattttttttatatcgaTCAATCCTTCTCACAAACAATATAAACACGTCAAGTGAGCAATACTCAATTGATACAACCATTGTACTATCAACACTTCAAAGTCAAAGATTTAGTTCTCCAACCCCATACACACTACCAACAATATAATATcaacattaaaaaaaacaccTATGTAACATTAATATCAACTCtatttctcttttcaaatatattcaTCATATAGAAACCaccttaataataataatgcacAATATGTGACATAATGCCTTCCCAAAAACCTTATCAAAAGTTGAACAACCAATGAGAAAGTTTCTTCTCAATTTTCTTCTCCTTAATTGTATCCAAACTTGGCTTCCAACCTCTGCCCGATAACTGTCTGCTCAAATACTCCGGCCTCCCCTCCGCCGTTTCCCATCCAACTTCCTCTCCTTCCATCTTCACAACATCTAATTCCTTTTTAATCTCCGCTCGGTACTCTCTCGTTGTCGTTGTTGTCACCGTCGTGGTTGCCGTGCATGCCCTTGCAAACCAAGGGAGAACCTTAGAAGATGAAAGGAGGAGAGAGCGAGACCGTAAGGCTGAGTTCGCACATAGAAGAACACGACGGATGTCTTCCGACGACAGTGATGCTGGCTTGCCTCCTCTTATGGGTAGCATCATATAGACCTTGTTGATAATATTATGATGAACCATAAATGATGAATTATCCACTTTAGTTAATATAATAATTCTAATTCCtaatcaaaaattaaaataagattAAGAAACCTCCTAATATTAAGAAAGCAATTGTCATATGCCAATTTAATATTAAGCACACTGTTTTGACTAACTAATTGACtaataaataaagttaaaagaaagtAATGAGTTAATTAACAGACCTTGTTCGAGTTGAGTTTTTCATCCGCTGGCAATGGAGTCGGTCGTTTTCCTACGACGGTACTTTTGGAAATCTCGACGACAACTTGACGTGGATGTTCAAGCATCAACTCAGCCACTGTGAACGGCTCATTGAATTCTTGAATGGAACCGTTGGAGAGAACAACTTTCCCGACACCGGAGACGACGGAGGTGACGTTTCCCATCAGAAGGAAGGAAGACGAGGTGAGAATTAAGGAGAGGAAGGAGTTATAAGAAGAGATCAGCTAGGGAATGTTAGAGTTTGTTGAACAGCTCCATTAATGGGGAATTCAGGGCTTATTTTGTGTAATGGCCACGACGACGGTGGTGAAAAATTAGATGATTGTTGAGTGGTTGAGGTTTGAGTTTAAAGCAAGTTTGTTTTGTTGAAGAGAAATAAGGGAATGAAggaatgatgatgatgatgatgatgaaggaTCATTGTTGGGTTTCTTGAGATCTGGTCAACAACAAAGGGATTTGGTGGAAATTTTAACTAAAAAGTCAAGAAAATGgttcaacgattacaataactctattaactaaatcattttcttttcttttcttttttaactttaacCAATCAACTAATTAAATCATCACCCTTTCTATGTAAATTAATTATATGAGTTAGTTTACCTAGTTCGTTTTAGTATCCGATTTCCATTGTTTATAAAATATTGATTATTAAATTATAGTGATCAAAGATTGTCAACGTAAACATAGTTATGAATCGTTTAAATATAGAATAAAAAATCGAACATTTGAATCCCTTTGAGCAAGCAAGATTGGATAAGGTGGGACAAGAAGatattttccttcttttttaatGAAGATTATTTGGAGTAAA
It contains:
- the LOC103492763 gene encoding uncharacterized protein LOC103492763 produces the protein MGNVTSVVSGVGKVVLSNGSIQEFNEPFTVAELMLEHPRQVVVEISKSTVVGKRPTPLPADEKLNSNKVYMMLPIRGGKPASLSSEDIRRVLLCANSALRSRSLLLSSSKVLPWFARACTATTTVTTTTTREYRAEIKKELDVVKMEGEEVGWETAEGRPEYLSRQLSGRGWKPSLDTIKEKKIEKKLSHWLFNF